Proteins from one Mesotoga infera genomic window:
- a CDS encoding (2Fe-2S)-binding protein: MKIDFKLNGRDYSLEVRDDMRLLDFLREELKLTGTKEGCGEGECGACTVIIDGKAVNSCLVLAPEIDGKEVITVEGLERDGRLHPLQESFIEKGAIQCGFCTPGMLMSAKALLDRNPDPSDEEIMEAIEGNLCRCTGYYKIVQAIRAAAEKSKNGEV, translated from the coding sequence GTGAAGATCGATTTCAAGCTTAATGGTAGGGATTACTCTCTGGAAGTGAGAGATGACATGAGGCTGCTGGACTTCCTCAGGGAAGAGCTGAAACTCACCGGAACCAAGGAAGGTTGCGGCGAAGGTGAATGTGGAGCCTGCACGGTGATAATCGACGGCAAGGCCGTCAACTCCTGCCTGGTTCTTGCGCCGGAAATAGACGGAAAGGAAGTAATTACGGTGGAGGGCCTGGAAAGAGACGGCCGGCTGCATCCCCTTCAGGAGTCGTTCATAGAAAAGGGGGCCATACAGTGCGGATTCTGCACGCCCGGCATGCTGATGTCGGCCAAGGCGCTTCTGGACAGAAATCCAGACCCATCTGACGAAGAGATAATGGAGGCCATAGAGGGGAACCTCTGCCGTTGCACGGGCTACTACAAGATAGTGCAGGCTATAAGGGCCGCGGCCGAAAAATCGAAAAATGGTGAAGTCTGA
- a CDS encoding nucleotidyltransferase family protein, with amino-acid sequence MVKSEKSENVALILLAAGTSSRFKSEKLTAFLKGKRLLQWAIDSLGPLELEKILVVKPGFPLGLFSTDGFRVVVNYDYRTGIASSVKAGLKSIDPRSEGLVLTLGDMPYIERRDVERLLAEAPRGREMTAFAFQGAKGFPTFVPRELFPELSKIEGDRGAFALVKEGIANFRSIRGEKRHTVDIDLPEDIEGKS; translated from the coding sequence ATGGTGAAGTCTGAGAAATCTGAGAACGTTGCGTTGATCCTTCTGGCGGCTGGCACTTCGAGCCGCTTCAAGTCTGAAAAGCTGACAGCCTTCCTGAAAGGCAAAAGACTTTTGCAGTGGGCGATCGACAGTCTCGGCCCCCTCGAACTGGAAAAGATACTGGTGGTCAAGCCGGGCTTTCCGCTCGGACTCTTTTCCACCGACGGGTTCAGGGTAGTGGTGAATTACGATTACCGGACGGGAATCGCCTCCAGTGTAAAGGCCGGATTGAAGAGCATCGATCCACGGTCGGAAGGATTGGTTCTGACGCTGGGCGATATGCCCTACATAGAGCGGAGGGACGTCGAGAGGCTCCTCGCCGAGGCCCCGCGTGGAAGGGAGATGACGGCCTTCGCTTTTCAGGGCGCAAAAGGCTTTCCCACTTTCGTTCCGCGGGAACTATTCCCCGAGCTTTCAAAGATCGAAGGGGATAGAGGGGCCTTCGCGCTGGTCAAGGAAGGGATCGCAAATTTCAGATCCATACGGGGAGAGAAACGTCATACGGTGGATATAGATCTTCCGGAGGATATAGAGGGTAAGTCTTGA
- a CDS encoding FAD binding domain-containing protein, giving the protein MPVDERELKSMLDGEDCKIMAGGTDLLVRIRSGRLSPARVVSLARMKGMDDILDLGEEISIGSRVTMSELLDCELVANCCPILPMAIREIGSPQIRNRATLAGNLVNASPAGDSILALYLSNATVVIFGANGERREKASSFIKGPGKTTLSRDEYVNAILVEKTAGYFPQFYKVGQRSAMAIAVASVGSLISGTKIRMAFGSVAPTVAMPEKACEYFEKAGEEFDDREFTRLAMLAISPIDDVRASAWYRSTVVRNLVQRTLNVWRKKG; this is encoded by the coding sequence ATGCCCGTTGATGAGAGAGAACTCAAGAGTATGCTCGACGGCGAAGACTGCAAGATAATGGCCGGCGGGACGGATCTGCTGGTCAGGATAAGGTCGGGCAGGCTCTCCCCGGCCAGGGTGGTAAGTCTAGCCAGAATGAAGGGCATGGACGATATACTCGATCTGGGCGAGGAGATTTCGATCGGGAGCAGGGTGACGATGAGCGAGCTGCTCGATTGCGAACTCGTAGCTAACTGCTGTCCGATTCTACCGATGGCCATTCGCGAGATCGGAAGCCCGCAGATAAGGAACAGGGCAACGCTGGCGGGCAATCTGGTGAACGCCTCACCCGCAGGGGATTCTATTCTGGCCCTCTACCTCTCGAACGCGACGGTGGTGATCTTTGGTGCGAACGGGGAGCGGAGGGAGAAGGCTTCTTCCTTTATAAAGGGACCGGGAAAGACAACGCTCTCTAGAGACGAGTACGTCAACGCGATACTGGTCGAAAAGACAGCGGGCTATTTTCCCCAGTTCTATAAAGTCGGGCAGAGGAGTGCGATGGCGATCGCCGTCGCTTCGGTCGGCTCTTTGATATCCGGCACGAAAATTCGAATGGCCTTCGGCTCGGTTGCGCCCACAGTGGCCATGCCGGAGAAGGCCTGCGAGTATTTCGAGAAGGCCGGAGAGGAGTTCGACGATCGGGAGTTCACTAGACTGGCCATGCTTGCGATATCGCCGATAGACGACGTGAGGGCCAGCGCCTGGTACAGATCGACGGTGGTCAGGAACCTTGTTCAAAGAACTCTAAATGTCTGGAGAAAGAAGGGGTAA
- a CDS encoding FAD binding domain-containing protein, which produces MLSNVKEYFRPKTVEEAFEIMEADREHSIFLSGGTIVALMESSRIERIIDLKNLRFDSVSIKEDEIVVGATTTVEAFRKDPLVRKEFGDFFYDSFSLVGSWQIRNMATIGGSIAPKLGWSDVSACLLAAGAGLIVYGSDGYRKMLLSDYFALPAGEKPLITHIIIKKDGWISAFEKFSKTTFDIATVNVALSIMPERGRIKAARVVCGSRPQYPMRFDTIESALEELEINDLMPSIVRSLVFDNFTGGSNMLASFEYRKHLASVMAQKAAEKIKEMVI; this is translated from the coding sequence ATGCTTTCGAACGTAAAAGAGTACTTCAGGCCAAAGACGGTAGAGGAGGCCTTCGAGATAATGGAGGCCGACAGGGAGCATTCGATCTTCCTCTCGGGCGGCACGATAGTCGCATTGATGGAATCCTCAAGGATAGAAAGGATAATCGATCTTAAAAACCTCAGGTTCGATTCGGTCTCCATCAAAGAGGACGAGATAGTCGTTGGCGCGACTACCACGGTCGAGGCTTTCAGGAAGGACCCGCTGGTGAGGAAGGAGTTCGGCGATTTCTTCTATGATAGTTTCTCGCTGGTCGGCTCATGGCAAATAAGAAACATGGCCACGATTGGCGGCTCGATCGCCCCGAAGCTCGGCTGGTCTGATGTGAGCGCCTGTCTTCTTGCGGCTGGAGCCGGTCTCATAGTCTATGGCTCCGATGGTTATAGAAAGATGTTGCTATCGGATTACTTCGCTCTTCCGGCCGGTGAAAAGCCTTTAATAACCCACATAATAATAAAGAAGGACGGCTGGATATCGGCCTTCGAGAAGTTCTCAAAAACTACCTTCGATATCGCGACCGTGAACGTCGCCTTATCCATCATGCCCGAGAGGGGACGCATAAAAGCCGCGAGAGTCGTGTGCGGTTCGAGGCCGCAATACCCGATGAGGTTCGATACGATAGAGAGCGCCCTGGAGGAACTGGAGATCAACGATTTAATGCCCTCCATCGTGCGCAGTCTGGTCTTCGACAACTTCACCGGCGGATCGAACATGCTCGCCTCATTCGAATACAGAAAGCACCTCGCTTCGGTGATGGCGCAGAAGGCCGCCGAGAAGATAAAGGAGATGGTCATATGA
- a CDS encoding (2Fe-2S)-binding protein, which yields MKITLDVNGNLHEINIDPGDYLLEVLRDLGYKSVRRSCHSASCGTCTVLVGGKPVLSCSTFAASVDGQRIETVEGLSQGEKLHPIQEAILEEGGAQCGYCIPGIVLTGEALLRENPDPSDEDIKLALNGNICRCTGYESQNRAIKKAAEVMRGDDYE from the coding sequence ATGAAAATAACGCTCGACGTCAACGGAAACCTTCACGAGATCAACATCGATCCGGGCGATTATCTCCTCGAAGTATTGCGAGATCTCGGCTATAAAAGCGTGAGGAGGAGCTGCCACTCGGCCAGTTGCGGAACCTGCACGGTTCTGGTAGGCGGGAAACCGGTCCTTTCCTGTTCAACCTTCGCCGCGTCCGTTGATGGCCAGCGCATCGAGACCGTCGAAGGACTTTCACAGGGCGAGAAGCTCCATCCCATACAGGAAGCGATTCTGGAGGAGGGAGGGGCGCAGTGCGGCTACTGTATACCGGGGATCGTTTTGACTGGCGAGGCGCTCCTGAGGGAGAATCCCGACCCTTCAGACGAAGACATAAAGCTGGCCCTGAACGGCAACATCTGTCGGTGTACAGGGTACGAGTCCCAGAACAGGGCGATTAAGAAGGCTGCCGAAGTGATGAGAGGTGACGACTATGAGTGA
- a CDS encoding xanthine dehydrogenase family protein molybdopterin-binding subunit, with protein MSEAFETVGKPKKKLDGKALVRGKPVYTPDYDVPGALIVKLLRSPYAHAIIKSIDADRARAIEGVVAILTHEDVERIPYSRAGQGYPEPSPYDTFLLDRKVRYVGDAVAIVAATSEKAALKALKSIDVEYELLDPVLNMEDSMREGAPVIHDEEDCSGVFDKSRNIAAHFEMEIGDVEETLNGCDYVITRTYHLDTQLHAALEPHNAVTYLDPAGRLIVVTSTQVPFHCRRILSRILKKPISEIRVIKPRIGGGFGGKQSIIAEPYAAMVTLKTGRPARIIYTREEVSMASNIRHEMKYDITVGADANGRIKAISMRGLSNTGAYGEHCLTTFMVSGSKTLPLYNKVDAVHFGGDVVYTNLPPAGAYRGYGAPQGLFALDCAIDELAHELKIDPLKLKEMNSIREGETSPIFKIMGEGREGVPQIMKSCKLQECIDLGKKEIGWDEKRGRRMRNGSRVRGVGCALAMQGSGIPKVDMGAATLKMNEDGSFNLLVGATDIGTGSDTILAQIAAEVLSVPLEKIIVYSSDTDVTPFDVGAYASSTTYVSGNAVRLAAEKVKKQILELAANFLEREEKELKLSAGTVTCSDGSSVSLEELCTKHMYTFNQQQIAATASYVGEESPPPFLATFAEVEVDTETGKVYLINLVSYADCGLALNPIQAIGQLEGASMQGIGWALYEDIIYSSGGRMLTNDFFTYKVPSRMDYGKLTCGLVESYEPTGPFGAKSIGEIGIDSPIPAIGNAIFDATGIRLRHAPFRSEKIFFEILNLEV; from the coding sequence ATGAGTGAAGCCTTTGAAACCGTTGGAAAACCGAAGAAGAAGCTCGACGGCAAGGCCCTCGTAAGGGGAAAACCCGTATATACTCCAGATTACGACGTCCCAGGCGCTCTCATCGTGAAACTCTTGCGCTCCCCGTACGCGCACGCGATAATAAAGAGCATAGATGCCGATCGGGCAAGGGCTATCGAGGGTGTCGTCGCCATTCTGACTCACGAGGACGTAGAAAGGATTCCCTATTCCAGGGCCGGTCAGGGATACCCCGAGCCTTCGCCTTACGACACTTTCCTGCTCGACAGGAAGGTGCGCTATGTCGGAGACGCGGTCGCGATCGTGGCGGCTACCTCCGAGAAGGCTGCCTTGAAAGCCCTGAAGTCGATAGATGTCGAATACGAGCTGCTCGATCCTGTTCTGAACATGGAAGACTCGATGAGAGAAGGGGCACCCGTGATACACGACGAGGAAGACTGCTCGGGAGTCTTCGATAAATCGAGAAACATCGCGGCGCACTTCGAAATGGAGATAGGAGATGTCGAGGAAACGCTCAACGGTTGCGATTACGTCATCACGAGAACCTACCACCTGGACACCCAGCTCCACGCCGCACTGGAACCGCACAACGCGGTGACCTACCTCGATCCCGCCGGCAGACTCATTGTGGTGACATCCACGCAGGTTCCCTTTCATTGTCGGCGCATCCTTTCGAGAATACTGAAGAAACCGATATCGGAAATAAGGGTCATAAAGCCCAGGATCGGCGGTGGCTTCGGCGGAAAGCAGTCGATAATAGCCGAACCTTACGCGGCGATGGTGACGCTCAAGACCGGAAGGCCGGCCAGAATAATCTACACCAGAGAAGAGGTCTCGATGGCCTCGAACATACGGCACGAGATGAAGTACGACATAACCGTGGGAGCCGACGCCAACGGCAGGATAAAGGCTATCTCCATGCGCGGTCTCTCCAACACGGGCGCCTACGGAGAGCACTGTCTGACGACTTTCATGGTCTCGGGCTCGAAAACTCTTCCGCTGTACAACAAGGTCGATGCCGTCCATTTCGGCGGGGACGTGGTTTACACAAACCTGCCACCGGCCGGCGCTTACAGGGGATACGGAGCGCCACAGGGACTATTCGCGCTCGACTGCGCCATAGACGAACTGGCGCACGAATTGAAGATCGACCCGCTTAAATTGAAGGAGATGAACTCGATCAGGGAGGGGGAGACCTCTCCGATCTTCAAGATAATGGGCGAGGGCCGTGAAGGCGTTCCACAGATAATGAAGAGTTGCAAACTCCAGGAGTGTATAGATCTGGGAAAGAAAGAGATAGGCTGGGACGAAAAGCGCGGCAGGCGCATGAGAAATGGGAGCAGGGTCAGGGGTGTAGGCTGCGCACTGGCCATGCAGGGATCGGGCATACCCAAGGTCGATATGGGCGCCGCTACGTTGAAGATGAACGAAGACGGCTCCTTCAACCTTCTGGTGGGAGCCACCGATATAGGCACCGGAAGCGATACCATTCTCGCCCAGATCGCGGCCGAGGTCCTCTCCGTGCCCCTGGAGAAGATAATCGTCTATTCTTCTGATACCGACGTGACACCCTTCGACGTAGGCGCTTACGCCTCCAGTACCACTTATGTCTCGGGAAACGCGGTGAGGCTGGCGGCCGAAAAGGTGAAAAAACAGATACTCGAGCTGGCGGCTAACTTCCTGGAGAGGGAGGAAAAGGAGCTGAAGCTCTCGGCCGGAACCGTGACGTGCAGCGATGGAAGCTCGGTTAGCCTCGAGGAGCTCTGCACCAAACACATGTACACCTTCAATCAGCAACAGATCGCCGCGACGGCCTCCTACGTGGGAGAGGAGTCGCCACCACCCTTCCTGGCCACCTTCGCCGAGGTCGAGGTCGATACAGAAACCGGCAAAGTTTACCTGATAAACCTCGTCTCTTACGCCGACTGCGGACTGGCACTAAACCCCATCCAGGCCATAGGCCAGCTCGAGGGCGCCTCGATGCAGGGCATAGGCTGGGCTCTTTATGAGGACATAATATACTCCAGCGGCGGCCGGATGCTCACCAACGATTTCTTCACCTACAAGGTTCCTTCCCGAATGGATTACGGGAAGCTGACCTGTGGTCTGGTCGAAAGCTACGAACCCACTGGACCGTTCGGGGCAAAAAGTATCGGTGAGATAGGCATAGATTCGCCGATACCGGCGATCGGGAACGCGATCTTCGACGCCACGGGAATAAGGTTGAGACACGCCCCCTTCAGGAGCGAAAAGATCTTTTTCGAAATACTGAATCTGGAGGTATGA
- a CDS encoding sugar ABC transporter substrate-binding protein — translation MYRFICSLLILTIAVPLAGLTVWVSWEGEDFYREVASSFEREKGIKVVLEYFPKIEDKLGVALKTGDLPDMALAKDTYSGNLGASKRPLEIAADDLAGFKGEYLEAYTYGDAVVALPFYADVQVAFINRSVFEKADLPLPEELDMGELETLVQELKKVVQYPVAFDFTSPYMMFPYISDSPPVGEDGRPLLNGRERVEAVEAIKRYFDTGVISRLERAAMNGLFRNGKIGIMLQGSYMAEKFAAANLDFAMVPLPDLEGRQIKGVIDSKGFFLFKKESYAQSIEFARYLMEKSEAFCGQYRKYPLFEAAWSDPELERIVEGGQFMPNGPGYQAMLFEAFEPALQAIYGGNMGVEQALNGAQGYIDSAW, via the coding sequence ATGTACAGGTTTATTTGCAGCCTTTTGATACTGACAATCGCCGTTCCCCTGGCAGGGCTGACCGTTTGGGTAAGCTGGGAAGGCGAGGATTTTTACAGGGAAGTCGCCTCGTCGTTCGAGCGGGAAAAAGGAATAAAGGTCGTACTGGAGTATTTCCCCAAGATCGAGGATAAGCTCGGGGTCGCTCTCAAGACGGGTGATCTGCCCGATATGGCCCTCGCCAAGGATACTTATTCGGGGAACCTGGGGGCTTCGAAAAGACCACTCGAAATCGCTGCCGATGACCTGGCAGGTTTCAAAGGGGAGTACCTGGAAGCCTACACTTACGGCGACGCCGTCGTTGCGCTTCCCTTCTACGCCGATGTTCAGGTGGCCTTCATAAACAGGTCTGTCTTCGAGAAGGCCGACCTGCCGCTTCCCGAGGAGCTCGACATGGGAGAGCTCGAAACGCTTGTTCAGGAGCTGAAGAAGGTCGTTCAGTATCCCGTCGCCTTCGATTTCACATCTCCCTACATGATGTTTCCCTATATTTCCGATTCCCCTCCCGTAGGAGAGGACGGAAGGCCGCTCTTGAACGGCAGGGAACGTGTAGAGGCAGTCGAAGCGATCAAGCGATACTTCGACACCGGCGTGATAAGCAGACTGGAGAGGGCCGCGATGAACGGCCTTTTCAGAAACGGGAAGATAGGTATAATGCTCCAGGGCAGTTATATGGCCGAGAAGTTCGCGGCCGCGAATCTTGACTTTGCTATGGTGCCGCTCCCCGACCTGGAAGGCAGGCAGATAAAAGGCGTCATAGATTCCAAGGGCTTCTTCCTCTTCAAAAAGGAAAGCTACGCGCAGTCCATAGAGTTCGCGAGATACCTGATGGAGAAGAGCGAAGCCTTCTGCGGGCAGTACAGAAAATATCCGCTCTTCGAAGCGGCCTGGAGCGATCCGGAGCTGGAGAGAATCGTCGAGGGCGGACAGTTCATGCCCAACGGGCCGGGATACCAGGCGATGCTTTTTGAAGCTTTCGAGCCGGCCCTTCAGGCTATATACGGCGGTAATATGGGTGTCGAGCAGGCATTGAACGGAGCTCAAGGATACATAGATTCGGCCTGGTGA
- a CDS encoding ABC transporter permease: MLPALLVIIALVSLQFVVRKNWTLGLPAFLIVLLTIVGPVLWALFISFTSYGVYQERPIFVGFYNYSKILQDTGFKLSLKLTVLWSFLRASLEISLSFLLALKLRKSSRTTRLALLLLALGWFVPSFITVSGWRAFIQGYGGYSLLNIVLGTGVDLTLNPVQAFLATLLVSVWQSIPFSTMIIVGMLGRVSGELDDMMRLDGAGDFAGATLLLGEIRHLMIPYALFQLARATKEFTSVFLLSGNGPLLPEGFTPQTLVGSTSFAGVVLFRKFAAVKDYGLLSAYTVFAGGFAILWILGAVFSRNSVPARHRQILFLSAVAHLFLGAYTGWSFWFLVPVTAYSLLPFTIPRHRRLFRFAVGASVIYEVVMNIVKISLEGVSGIVPASFLSVPLILLSMRYRFPPIDFTLPRWLKSSLLILSLLPTIFLVAYILLLSFSGEGEIIPSLNALTVSNYQRVVGDGLLNSILNTLKTALWSFVIILGTITPLAYLFATKKGLLAKTTASLVLLGSLYTGMHTLLPLYFIFRGIGLTDSFFGVALVITVQSAPLALLVLGGFFASVPRELREISRVDGLSGIGYLWRVLFPLSLPVVGGVLTYVLVSCWSSFTLPLIMLNRSEMMPFSLKVFSYAGEIRSYYTSWNLFAAASVIGTVPLLLLFRIARSMIYSPGLGDRGVGYD, translated from the coding sequence ATGCTTCCGGCGCTGTTGGTTATAATTGCTCTGGTCTCGCTGCAGTTCGTGGTCAGAAAGAACTGGACGCTCGGGCTTCCGGCCTTTCTGATCGTTCTGCTGACAATCGTGGGCCCTGTTCTCTGGGCCCTTTTCATCTCTTTCACCAGTTACGGCGTCTATCAGGAGAGGCCTATCTTCGTGGGCTTCTATAACTATTCGAAGATACTGCAAGATACAGGCTTCAAACTCTCGCTCAAGTTGACGGTTTTGTGGTCTTTTTTGAGAGCTTCGCTGGAGATATCGCTATCGTTTCTTCTTGCCCTGAAGCTGAGAAAAAGCTCAAGAACCACAAGGTTGGCGCTGCTATTGCTGGCGCTCGGTTGGTTCGTCCCCTCCTTTATAACTGTGTCGGGATGGAGGGCCTTCATACAGGGCTACGGTGGCTACTCTCTGCTGAATATCGTTCTGGGAACGGGCGTTGATCTTACTCTCAATCCGGTTCAGGCTTTCCTGGCCACACTTCTGGTAAGTGTCTGGCAGTCGATACCCTTTTCAACGATGATAATAGTCGGGATGCTTGGCAGGGTTTCCGGGGAGCTGGACGATATGATGAGGCTTGACGGCGCTGGTGATTTCGCGGGCGCGACGCTTCTTCTGGGGGAGATACGCCATCTCATGATACCTTACGCCCTTTTCCAACTGGCAAGAGCAACGAAGGAGTTCACATCGGTCTTTCTCCTTTCGGGCAACGGGCCACTGCTGCCGGAGGGGTTCACACCGCAGACGCTGGTCGGCTCGACCTCCTTCGCCGGGGTGGTTCTCTTCAGGAAGTTCGCCGCCGTCAAGGATTACGGTCTCCTCTCGGCCTACACAGTCTTCGCAGGGGGCTTCGCGATTCTGTGGATACTAGGGGCCGTGTTCTCCAGAAACAGCGTCCCTGCGCGCCATAGACAGATCCTCTTCTTGAGCGCCGTGGCGCATCTCTTTCTGGGAGCCTACACAGGCTGGAGCTTCTGGTTTCTGGTGCCGGTAACGGCCTATTCGCTTCTCCCCTTCACCATACCGCGCCACAGAAGACTTTTCCGCTTCGCCGTCGGGGCTTCGGTCATCTACGAAGTCGTAATGAATATTGTGAAGATCTCGCTGGAGGGCGTTAGCGGTATAGTGCCGGCCAGTTTCCTCAGCGTTCCTCTGATTCTCCTTTCGATGAGGTACAGATTTCCACCGATCGACTTCACGCTTCCACGGTGGCTTAAAAGTTCGCTACTGATCCTATCTCTCCTGCCAACGATCTTTCTCGTTGCATACATTCTACTTCTCTCTTTCTCGGGTGAGGGAGAGATAATCCCTTCACTGAACGCGCTCACGGTGTCGAATTATCAGCGGGTCGTAGGCGACGGTCTTTTGAACAGCATCCTCAACACTCTAAAAACGGCCCTCTGGAGCTTCGTGATAATTCTTGGAACAATTACTCCTCTGGCTTATCTCTTCGCTACCAAGAAAGGCTTGCTCGCGAAGACGACTGCATCGCTGGTGCTGCTGGGAAGCCTCTACACAGGGATGCACACGCTATTGCCACTCTATTTCATATTCAGGGGTATAGGTTTGACCGATAGTTTCTTCGGTGTCGCTTTGGTCATTACGGTTCAATCGGCACCTCTGGCCCTGCTAGTTCTCGGAGGCTTTTTCGCCTCGGTGCCACGTGAATTGAGAGAGATATCGAGAGTCGATGGCCTATCCGGGATCGGCTATCTCTGGAGGGTGCTCTTCCCCCTCTCTCTGCCGGTCGTTGGCGGAGTTTTGACTTACGTGCTGGTTTCCTGCTGGAGCTCCTTCACGCTGCCCCTGATCATGCTTAACCGGAGCGAAATGATGCCCTTCTCGCTGAAAGTCTTCTCATACGCCGGCGAGATAAGGAGCTACTACACTTCCTGGAACCTCTTCGCCGCGGCGTCGGTGATCGGTACCGTGCCGCTCCTCCTGCTTTTCAGGATCGCTAGGTCGATGATTTACAGCCCCGGTCTGGGCGACAGGGGCGTCGGTTACGACTGA
- a CDS encoding S66 peptidase family protein — protein MRKVWLMIMLLNFLLLSNSLSAGEIRTVFVTAPSSFPDRGKLDAGVAALRNAGFRVVVGRSCQVSLSPREKAQELNEAFSNPEYEAIITARGGYGSYNILDWLDWETIAANPKPLVGYSDITALLLAIYFKTGIITYHGPMVAVELGSDNQSLKNIMDLFNGNKIIRFNYVSMPVIPGSMTGRLIPANLSLFQALQGTEYLGSLKDAILVLEDVSESKESLERMIWNIAHINGFSLLRGVIFAGFTEIKNGDLNDIKRLINDYFLGKEIPVWIGMPSYHGDFPKLVLPVGQWVNVDMEKGIIEILDSPADVVEKK, from the coding sequence ATGAGAAAGGTCTGGTTGATGATTATGCTGCTCAACTTCTTGCTTCTCAGCAACTCGCTCTCGGCAGGAGAGATAAGAACGGTCTTCGTGACGGCTCCATCGAGTTTTCCCGACAGGGGCAAACTCGACGCCGGTGTCGCCGCGCTCAGGAACGCCGGTTTCAGGGTCGTCGTCGGAAGGAGCTGTCAGGTCTCTCTCTCTCCGCGGGAGAAGGCTCAGGAGTTGAATGAAGCCTTCTCGAATCCCGAGTACGAAGCGATCATAACGGCCAGGGGCGGCTACGGATCGTACAACATTCTCGATTGGCTTGACTGGGAGACTATCGCCGCCAACCCCAAACCATTGGTGGGTTATAGCGATATAACCGCACTCCTGCTGGCCATCTATTTCAAGACGGGGATCATCACCTATCACGGGCCGATGGTCGCCGTGGAACTTGGAAGCGACAACCAGTCGTTGAAGAATATAATGGACCTCTTCAACGGCAACAAGATCATCAGGTTCAACTACGTCTCCATGCCCGTGATACCCGGATCGATGACGGGAAGATTGATTCCGGCAAACCTTTCGCTCTTCCAGGCGCTCCAGGGCACCGAGTATCTGGGTTCCTTGAAGGACGCGATTCTGGTGCTTGAAGACGTCAGCGAATCGAAGGAGTCGCTCGAGAGAATGATATGGAACATCGCTCATATAAACGGCTTTTCGTTGCTGCGCGGCGTGATCTTCGCCGGTTTCACCGAGATAAAGAACGGCGATCTTAACGATATAAAGAGGCTTATAAACGATTACTTTCTCGGCAAAGAAATACCCGTCTGGATCGGCATGCCGAGCTACCACGGGGACTTTCCAAAGCTCGTGCTTCCCGTGGGCCAGTGGGTGAACGTCGATATGGAGAAGGGAATCATCGAAATACTCGACTCTCCTGCCGACGTGGTGGAAAAGAAATAA
- a CDS encoding NAD(P)/FAD-dependent oxidoreductase, whose amino-acid sequence MSFFELGSAKKAEIEDRYDIIIIGGGPGGITASIYSVQAGLKPLIIEKALDGGQMNNTQAVENWTGFTSIGGMELSEKMAEHARAFDVPFFYGEVVDVELEGPEKAVILDNGRRIASNVIIVATGSNPRSLGVEGEETFRGRGISYCATCDGHFFTDKHIAVIGGGNSALDESIYLSKMVKKITIVQNLPKLTADKLLQDKLNATGKVEYIFGSVVESIEGDTQVRAINIRHQETGEITKLPIEGIFVFIGLLPNSGFLKGKVPLNGFGYILTDANMETEVKGVYAIGDVREKEVRQIVTAAADGAIAVYHAARTYFNG is encoded by the coding sequence ATGTCGTTCTTCGAGCTGGGCAGTGCAAAAAAAGCGGAAATTGAAGACAGGTACGACATAATTATAATCGGTGGTGGACCCGGTGGTATCACGGCCTCCATATACTCCGTGCAGGCGGGTTTGAAACCGCTGATAATAGAAAAGGCGCTCGACGGAGGCCAGATGAACAACACACAGGCGGTGGAGAACTGGACGGGGTTCACCAGTATCGGCGGTATGGAGCTGAGTGAAAAGATGGCCGAACACGCGAGAGCCTTCGATGTGCCGTTTTTCTACGGCGAGGTCGTGGATGTAGAACTCGAGGGGCCGGAAAAGGCCGTGATCCTCGACAACGGCAGAAGAATCGCCTCCAATGTGATCATCGTGGCTACCGGTTCCAACCCAAGAAGCCTGGGAGTGGAAGGCGAAGAGACTTTCAGGGGCAGGGGCATAAGCTACTGCGCCACCTGCGACGGTCACTTCTTCACCGATAAGCATATCGCCGTGATCGGCGGCGGCAACAGCGCGCTGGACGAATCTATATACCTGAGCAAGATGGTCAAGAAGATAACGATAGTTCAGAATCTGCCGAAGTTGACGGCCGATAAACTTCTCCAGGATAAATTGAACGCTACCGGAAAGGTCGAGTACATCTTTGGCTCGGTGGTCGAATCGATCGAGGGAGACACGCAGGTCCGCGCCATAAATATCAGGCATCAGGAAACCGGCGAAATCACGAAACTACCGATCGAGGGTATTTTCGTCTTCATAGGACTCCTTCCAAACAGCGGCTTCCTCAAGGGGAAAGTGCCGCTGAACGGGTTCGGCTATATTCTGACCGACGCGAACATGGAGACCGAAGTGAAGGGCGTTTACGCCATTGGCGACGTAAGGGAAAAGGAAGTGCGCCAAATAGTAACGGCGGCAGCCGATGGAGCGATCGCCGTTTACCACGCGGCCAGGACCTATTTCAACGGTTGA